Proteins from one Caulobacter sp. 73W genomic window:
- a CDS encoding chemotaxis protein CheA — protein sequence MDELEAIKVTFFQECEELLADLEGGLLAMQDGTSDGETVNAVFRAVHSIKGGAGAFGLDPLVRFAHVFETLLDSVRSGDVEASHDLVALLLRASDVLADHVSAARGMGDVDEALSHAMAAELEAWDGQGRAAAPATPAAGGDDDFDLGSGVAAELDDMDFGFTPMTISVEEQAGAGEEAAAGWLVVIQPKSDLYRKANESLLLLRELERLGPIETILDDAALPDLADMDPEASYLTFKVKVTTDKSEADVREVFEFVDGDCDLTITPLSAGDAPAAFEAAAPEPVATAEPEVDVAALISAATAAPAPEPVAAPAPVAAAPAASAPAPVAMTPAAAAAVAAKPAAAAPAKAPLEAPGPGQSVIRVDPERIDRLIDLVSELVINQAMIAQRVAEHGIAQSSNLAIGLDELEQLTREIQDSVMAIRAQPVKSVFQRMPRLVREVASMVGKQVRLVMEGEGTEVDKTVIERLSDPITHMLRNAIDHGLENPDERREVGKPVEGVIKLQALHRGGRIVIEVTDDGRGINRPRVQKIAVDKGLIAPDLTLTDEEIDNLIFLPGFSTADKVSDVSGRGVGMDVVRRSVQALGGRISISSRPGHGSTFTLSLPLTLAVLDGMVVEVAGQTLVVPLAAIVESLRPKPEEVRALGPTGAVLAVRDSFVPLVDIGSTMGYRANAPDPTDGVVLLVEGEDGGKAALVADNIQGQRQVVIKSLEANYQQVEGVAAATILGDGRVALILDVDAVINLRRREAPAPKPTEPMIAAE from the coding sequence ATGGACGAACTAGAGGCCATCAAGGTCACCTTCTTCCAGGAGTGCGAGGAGCTGCTCGCCGATCTGGAAGGCGGACTCCTGGCCATGCAGGACGGCACGAGCGACGGTGAGACCGTCAACGCCGTGTTCCGGGCCGTGCATTCGATCAAGGGCGGCGCTGGGGCGTTCGGCCTGGATCCGCTCGTTCGTTTCGCGCACGTCTTCGAGACCCTGCTGGACAGCGTCCGCAGCGGCGACGTCGAGGCCTCCCACGACCTGGTGGCGCTGCTGCTGCGCGCCTCGGACGTCCTGGCCGACCACGTCAGCGCCGCGCGCGGCATGGGCGACGTGGACGAGGCTCTTTCGCACGCCATGGCCGCCGAGCTCGAAGCCTGGGACGGCCAGGGCCGCGCGGCCGCACCCGCGACTCCGGCCGCCGGCGGCGATGATGATTTCGATCTCGGCTCCGGCGTCGCCGCCGAGCTGGACGACATGGATTTCGGCTTCACGCCGATGACCATCTCGGTCGAGGAGCAGGCTGGCGCGGGCGAAGAAGCCGCCGCCGGCTGGCTGGTGGTCATCCAGCCCAAGTCCGACCTCTACCGCAAGGCCAACGAGAGCCTGCTGCTGCTCCGCGAACTGGAGCGCCTGGGTCCGATCGAGACGATCCTGGACGACGCCGCCCTGCCGGACCTGGCCGACATGGATCCGGAAGCCTCTTACCTGACCTTCAAGGTCAAGGTGACGACCGACAAGAGCGAAGCCGACGTCCGCGAAGTGTTCGAATTCGTCGACGGCGACTGCGATCTGACCATCACGCCGCTGTCGGCTGGCGATGCGCCGGCCGCCTTCGAAGCCGCCGCGCCCGAGCCGGTCGCGACCGCCGAGCCGGAGGTCGATGTCGCCGCCCTGATCAGCGCCGCCACGGCCGCGCCGGCTCCCGAGCCGGTCGCCGCCCCGGCCCCGGTCGCCGCGGCACCCGCCGCTTCCGCCCCGGCTCCGGTCGCCATGACCCCGGCCGCCGCCGCGGCCGTCGCCGCCAAACCCGCCGCCGCCGCGCCCGCCAAGGCGCCGCTGGAAGCCCCTGGCCCCGGGCAGTCGGTCATCCGCGTCGACCCCGAGCGTATCGACCGCCTGATCGACCTGGTGTCGGAGCTGGTCATCAACCAGGCCATGATCGCCCAGCGCGTCGCCGAGCATGGCATCGCGCAGTCCTCCAACCTCGCCATCGGCCTCGACGAACTCGAGCAGCTGACCCGCGAGATCCAGGACAGCGTCATGGCCATCCGCGCCCAGCCGGTGAAGTCAGTGTTCCAGCGCATGCCGCGCCTGGTCCGCGAAGTCGCCTCGATGGTCGGCAAGCAGGTTCGCCTCGTCATGGAGGGCGAGGGCACCGAAGTCGACAAGACCGTGATCGAGCGTCTGTCCGACCCGATCACGCACATGCTGCGCAACGCCATCGACCACGGGCTCGAGAACCCGGACGAGCGTCGCGAAGTCGGCAAGCCGGTCGAAGGCGTCATCAAGCTGCAGGCCCTGCATCGCGGCGGCCGCATCGTGATCGAAGTCACTGACGACGGCCGCGGCATCAACCGTCCGCGCGTGCAGAAGATCGCGGTCGACAAGGGCCTGATCGCGCCTGACCTGACCCTGACCGACGAAGAGATCGACAACCTGATCTTCCTTCCCGGCTTCTCCACCGCCGACAAGGTGTCGGACGTGTCGGGCCGCGGGGTCGGCATGGACGTGGTGCGCCGGTCGGTGCAGGCCCTGGGCGGCCGCATCTCGATCAGCTCGCGTCCGGGCCATGGCTCGACCTTCACCCTCAGCCTGCCGCTGACCCTGGCCGTCCTTGACGGCATGGTGGTCGAGGTCGCCGGCCAGACCCTGGTCGTGCCGCTGGCCGCCATTGTCGAGAGCCTGCGTCCCAAGCCGGAGGAAGTCCGCGCCCTCGGGCCGACGGGCGCCGTCCTGGCCGTGCGCGACAGCTTCGTGCCGCTGGTCGATATCGGCAGCACCATGGGCTACCGCGCCAACGCCCCGGACCCGACCGACGGCGTCGTCCTGCTGGTCGAAGGCGAGGACGGCGGCAAGGCCGCGCTCGTGGCCGACAACATCCAGGGCCAGCGCCAGGTCGTCATCAAGTCGCTGGAAGCCAACTACCAGCAGGTGGAAGGCGTCGCCGCCGCCACCATCCTGGGCGACGGCCGCGTGGCCCTCATCCTCGACGTCGATGCGGTGATCAACCTGCGTCGCCGCGAGGCGCCCGCCCCCAAGCCTACTGAACCCATGATCGCAGCGGAATAG
- a CDS encoding chemotaxis protein CheW, with translation MIDQTTAVGERRELISFRVGQQEYCVDIMAVREIRGWSPATSLPQSPNYMRGVINLRGAVLPIMDLSSRLGLGSAEPTVRHVIIVVKVQERMMGLLVDAVSDILSITDDLVQPTPDVACDRVRSFVRGIISLEGRMISEISLDRLLPEREALAA, from the coding sequence ATGATCGACCAAACCACCGCCGTCGGCGAGCGTCGCGAACTGATCTCCTTCCGGGTCGGCCAGCAGGAGTACTGCGTGGACATCATGGCCGTCCGCGAGATCCGGGGCTGGAGCCCCGCCACCTCGCTGCCCCAGTCGCCCAATTACATGCGCGGCGTCATCAACCTGCGTGGCGCCGTCCTGCCCATCATGGACCTGTCCTCGCGCCTGGGCCTGGGCTCGGCCGAGCCGACCGTCCGCCACGTGATCATCGTGGTGAAGGTGCAGGAGCGGATGATGGGCCTGCTGGTCGACGCCGTTTCCGACATCCTGTCGATCACCGACGATCTGGTTCAGCCGACGCCGGACGTGGCCTGCGACCGCGTCCGCAGCTTCGTGCGCGGCATCATCTCGCTGGAAGGGCGGATGATCAGCGAGATCTCGCTCGACCGTCTGCTGCCCGAACGGGAGGCGCTCGCCGCATGA
- a CDS encoding protein-glutamate O-methyltransferase CheR: protein MTMAPAVRSKAALVEGEFHFTADDFRQIAQIMYDQAGISLADSKATLVYSRLAKRLRILGMDSFKAYCALVLQDREEAQNMLRALTTNVTRFFREPHHFDDLRDHVLVPMADEVRRGGRLRLWSAACSSGQEPYSMALTVLSVFPNAADLDIKILATDINSNVVATGKAAVYDESQIEPVPGPVRNQFFERDPSAKGMWRVGAAARGMVSFKELNLIGDWPMKGPFHAVFCRNVVIYFDEPTQERIWTRFAPLIADGGRLYIGHSERVPATNTSFESNGLTSYRKVGGR from the coding sequence ATGACGATGGCCCCGGCTGTCCGATCAAAGGCCGCCCTCGTCGAGGGCGAGTTCCACTTCACGGCGGACGATTTCCGACAGATCGCCCAGATCATGTACGACCAGGCTGGCATCAGCCTGGCCGACAGCAAGGCCACGCTCGTGTATTCGCGCCTGGCCAAGCGTCTGCGCATCCTCGGCATGGACAGCTTCAAGGCCTACTGCGCCCTGGTCCTGCAGGACCGGGAAGAGGCGCAGAACATGCTTCGCGCCCTGACCACCAACGTCACCCGCTTCTTCCGCGAGCCGCACCACTTCGACGACCTGCGCGACCATGTGCTGGTGCCGATGGCGGACGAAGTGCGTCGCGGCGGCCGCCTGCGCCTGTGGTCCGCCGCCTGCTCCAGCGGGCAGGAGCCGTACTCCATGGCCCTGACCGTGCTGTCGGTGTTCCCGAACGCGGCCGATCTCGACATCAAGATCCTGGCCACCGACATCAACTCCAACGTCGTGGCGACCGGCAAGGCCGCCGTTTACGACGAGTCCCAGATCGAGCCGGTCCCAGGTCCCGTCCGCAATCAATTCTTCGAGCGCGACCCCAGCGCCAAGGGCATGTGGCGCGTCGGCGCTGCGGCCCGCGGCATGGTCAGCTTCAAGGAACTCAACCTGATCGGCGACTGGCCGATGAAAGGACCGTTTCACGCCGTGTTTTGCCGCAACGTCGTCATCTATTTCGACGAACCGACCCAGGAGCGGATCTGGACGCGCTTCGCGCCCCTCATCGCCGATGGCGGCCGCCTGTACATCGGCCACTCCGAACGTGTTCCCGCCACCAACACCTCCTTCGAGAGCAACGGTCTGACCTCGTACCGCAAGGTGGGAGGCCGCTAA
- a CDS encoding response regulator, translating to MPAASSISVLVVDDQLTMRALVRNGLQQIGFRDVREAADGEEALKNVVAKPVNLIISDFNMPKMDGLALLRAVRAHPPISKTAFVMLTGRADRELVQRAVQFGVNNYLVKPFTVQVLREKIEQVFGQLT from the coding sequence ATGCCCGCCGCATCCTCCATCTCCGTTCTGGTCGTCGATGATCAGCTCACCATGCGGGCCCTGGTCCGCAACGGTCTGCAGCAGATCGGTTTTCGCGATGTCCGCGAGGCCGCCGACGGCGAAGAAGCCCTGAAGAACGTCGTCGCCAAGCCGGTCAACCTGATCATCTCGGACTTCAACATGCCGAAGATGGACGGGCTGGCGCTGCTGCGCGCCGTGCGTGCCCACCCGCCGATCAGCAAGACCGCCTTCGTCATGCTCACCGGCCGGGCCGACCGCGAACTGGTCCAGCGCGCCGTGCAGTTCGGGGTCAACAACTACCTCGTCAAACCCTTCACCGTGCAGGTCCTGCGCGAGAAGATCGAACAGGTCTTCGGACAGCTCACATGA
- a CDS encoding methyl-accepting chemotaxis protein: protein MTQIKCQGPAVADAQAIAERTQFVGLDPKARSALRTLGPVIRDEIQTALEQFYDKVRQEPQVRSFFRDDAHINGAMRLQMAHWSKIADAEFDDVFVKEATRVGQTHARIGLEPRWYVGGYSLIAEHLLRAAIKDRWPKGLFAGKAGQADATAEAVAALVKAVMLDMELGVSTYLTAINEERRRHEEARLKAEQDQAVVVEALGQALALLASGDLVGRLSSDFSPEFQKLKDDYNNAVGSLGEAMGGVGRSAQGIRSGVDQIAQALEDLSRRTESQAASLEETAAALEQVTATVKRSAAAAHEAAEVVDATKGEAQRSGDVVEHAVAAMGEIENSSRQIGNIIGVIDEIAFQTNLLALNAGVEAARAGEAGKGFAVVASEVRALAQRSADAAKEIKTLISSSTQQVAAGVDLVGQTGEALQRIVSRVGEIDNLVGEIASSAKEQSSGLTQVNIAVGQMDQVTQQNAAMVERSTVSSRSLRSEAADLTALIGKFSLSGVAHRPTVADPAVHAPARNAVAEQRARLAAFARPGR, encoded by the coding sequence ATGACTCAAATCAAATGCCAAGGACCTGCCGTGGCCGACGCCCAAGCCATCGCCGAACGCACCCAATTCGTCGGACTTGATCCGAAAGCGCGTTCAGCTCTGCGCACCCTGGGCCCGGTCATCCGCGACGAGATCCAGACCGCCCTCGAACAATTCTACGACAAGGTGCGGCAGGAGCCGCAGGTCCGCTCGTTCTTCCGCGACGACGCCCACATCAACGGCGCCATGCGTCTGCAGATGGCGCACTGGTCCAAGATCGCCGACGCCGAATTCGACGACGTCTTCGTCAAGGAAGCGACCCGCGTCGGCCAGACCCACGCCCGCATCGGCCTGGAGCCCCGCTGGTACGTCGGCGGCTATTCGCTGATCGCCGAACATCTGCTGCGCGCCGCCATCAAGGACCGCTGGCCCAAGGGTCTGTTCGCCGGCAAGGCGGGCCAGGCGGACGCCACGGCCGAGGCGGTCGCCGCCCTCGTCAAAGCCGTGATGCTTGACATGGAGCTGGGCGTCTCCACCTACCTGACCGCGATCAACGAGGAGCGCCGCCGCCACGAGGAAGCGCGCCTGAAGGCCGAGCAGGATCAGGCCGTGGTGGTCGAGGCCCTGGGCCAGGCCCTGGCGCTGCTGGCCTCGGGTGATCTGGTGGGCCGCCTGTCCTCGGACTTCTCGCCGGAATTCCAGAAGCTGAAGGACGACTACAACAACGCCGTCGGCTCGCTGGGCGAGGCCATGGGCGGTGTGGGGCGGTCGGCCCAGGGCATCCGCTCGGGCGTCGACCAGATCGCCCAGGCGCTCGAAGATCTGTCCCGCCGCACCGAAAGCCAGGCCGCCAGCCTGGAGGAAACGGCCGCCGCCCTCGAGCAGGTGACCGCCACGGTCAAGCGCAGCGCCGCCGCCGCTCACGAAGCCGCCGAGGTCGTCGACGCCACCAAGGGCGAGGCCCAACGCTCCGGCGACGTGGTCGAACACGCCGTCGCGGCAATGGGCGAGATCGAGAACTCCTCGCGCCAGATCGGCAACATCATCGGGGTGATCGACGAGATCGCCTTCCAGACCAATCTGCTGGCCCTGAACGCCGGCGTCGAAGCCGCCCGCGCTGGTGAAGCCGGCAAGGGCTTCGCGGTCGTCGCCTCGGAGGTGCGGGCCCTGGCCCAGCGCTCGGCCGACGCCGCCAAGGAGATCAAGACCCTGATCTCCTCCAGCACCCAGCAGGTCGCGGCCGGGGTGGACCTGGTCGGCCAGACCGGGGAGGCGCTGCAACGCATCGTCAGCCGCGTGGGCGAGATCGACAATCTGGTGGGCGAGATCGCCTCGTCGGCCAAGGAGCAGTCGTCCGGCCTGACCCAGGTCAACATCGCCGTGGGCCAGATGGATCAGGTCACCCAGCAGAACGCCGCCATGGTCGAGCGCTCCACCGTCTCCAGCCGTTCGCTGCGCAGCGAAGCGGCGGACCTGACGGCTCTGATCGGGAAGTTCAGCCTGTCCGGCGTCGCCCATCGTCCGACGGTCGCCGATCCGGCGGTTCATGCGCCGGCCCGCAACGCCGTCGCCGAGCAGCGGGCGCGTTTGGCGGCCTTCGCTCGTCCCGGGCGCTGA
- a CDS encoding amino acid permease produces MSFITRRKSIDALAAVDAQHRLTPTLSWPHLVALGVGAIVGTGIYTLTGIGAGLAGPAVILSFAIAGAICACAALCYAEMATLIPASGSAYTYSYSVMGELVAWVVGWSLILEYTVVCSAVAVGWSAHVQPFLSGIGFPAELMAGPHAGGVINLPAVFICFVVAGVLSAGTKESAVINMVLVAIKIVALAAFVAITLPTFDASHFTPFMPNGFSGQTNGSEKIGVMAAAALIFFAFYGFDAVSTAAEETKNPKRDLTIGIVGSMLACTAIYMLVAAVAIGASRAEVFSASEAPLVFILEALGQPGVAKVVAAAAVIALPTVIMAFMYGQSRIFFVMARDGLLPRGLASVNKKTGTPIVMTMLTGGIAAAIAGFFPLKEIAELANAGTLAAFIAVALSVIILRRREPNRPRIFKTPLWFITAPLAILGCLYLFWSLPSSTQVRFLIWNVIGVAVYLLYSRRASLLAKA; encoded by the coding sequence ATGAGCTTCATCACACGCCGCAAATCCATCGACGCGCTCGCCGCGGTGGACGCGCAACATCGTCTGACCCCGACGCTGAGCTGGCCGCACCTGGTGGCCCTGGGCGTCGGCGCCATCGTCGGCACGGGCATCTACACCCTGACCGGCATCGGCGCCGGCCTCGCCGGGCCGGCGGTCATCCTGTCCTTCGCCATCGCCGGCGCGATCTGCGCCTGCGCGGCGCTTTGCTACGCTGAAATGGCGACCCTGATCCCGGCCTCGGGCAGCGCCTACACCTACAGCTACTCGGTCATGGGCGAGCTTGTCGCCTGGGTCGTCGGCTGGAGCTTGATCCTGGAATACACGGTCGTCTGCTCGGCCGTGGCGGTGGGCTGGTCGGCCCACGTGCAGCCCTTCCTGTCGGGGATCGGCTTCCCCGCCGAACTGATGGCCGGCCCCCATGCGGGAGGCGTCATCAACCTGCCGGCGGTGTTCATCTGCTTCGTGGTGGCGGGCGTCCTGTCGGCCGGCACCAAGGAAAGCGCCGTGATCAACATGGTGCTGGTGGCGATCAAGATCGTCGCCCTGGCGGCCTTCGTGGCCATCACCCTGCCGACCTTCGACGCCAGCCACTTCACCCCGTTCATGCCGAACGGCTTCTCGGGCCAGACCAACGGGTCCGAGAAGATCGGCGTCATGGCCGCCGCGGCCCTGATCTTCTTCGCCTTCTACGGCTTCGACGCGGTGTCCACCGCCGCCGAGGAGACCAAGAACCCCAAGCGCGACCTGACCATCGGCATCGTCGGTTCGATGCTGGCCTGCACGGCGATCTACATGCTGGTCGCCGCCGTCGCCATCGGCGCCAGCCGCGCCGAGGTGTTCTCGGCCAGCGAGGCTCCGCTTGTCTTCATCCTCGAGGCCCTGGGCCAGCCGGGCGTCGCCAAGGTCGTGGCCGCCGCTGCGGTCATCGCCCTGCCTACCGTGATCATGGCCTTCATGTACGGCCAGAGCCGCATCTTCTTCGTCATGGCGCGCGACGGCCTGCTGCCGCGTGGCCTGGCCAGCGTGAACAAGAAGACCGGCACTCCGATCGTCATGACCATGCTGACCGGCGGCATCGCCGCGGCCATCGCCGGCTTCTTCCCGCTGAAGGAAATCGCCGAACTGGCCAACGCCGGCACCCTGGCCGCCTTCATCGCGGTGGCCCTGTCGGTGATCATCCTGCGCCGTCGCGAGCCGAACCGTCCGCGGATCTTCAAGACCCCGCTGTGGTTCATCACCGCGCCCCTGGCGATCCTGGGCTGCCTCTACCTGTTCTGGAGCCTGCCCTCGTCCACCCAGGTTCGTTTTCTGATCTGGAACGTGATCGGGGTTGCCGTCTACCTGCTCTACAGCCGACGCGCGAGCCTGCTCGCCAAAGCCTGA
- a CDS encoding STAS domain-containing protein, with the protein MAEMTLPETMDLKAAAGLKASILAQRGSPLELDASGVRRLGGLCLQVLLAAASTWRTDGQSFSLTNPSESFAEAIRLFGADAALGTATHGA; encoded by the coding sequence ATGGCTGAGATGACCCTCCCCGAGACCATGGACCTCAAGGCTGCGGCCGGATTGAAGGCTTCAATCCTGGCCCAGCGGGGCTCGCCTCTGGAACTGGACGCCTCCGGCGTGCGGCGCCTGGGCGGGCTCTGCTTGCAGGTGCTCCTGGCGGCTGCGTCAACCTGGCGCACCGATGGACAGAGCTTTTCATTAACCAACCCCTCTGAATCTTTCGCCGAAGCCATTCGCCTGTTCGGCGCCGACGCGGCGCTCGGAACGGCCACTCATGGAGCCTAA
- a CDS encoding response regulator codes for MRDMLRMALASAGFNVVEAVDGEHGLEVLSAHKPDVIITDINMPKLDGFGFIEAVRVDDSHRATPILVLTTESDPAKKERARAAGATGWIVKPFNPDKLVEAIRRVAA; via the coding sequence ATGCGGGACATGCTGCGGATGGCGCTCGCCAGCGCGGGCTTCAACGTGGTCGAAGCCGTCGACGGCGAACACGGTCTTGAGGTTCTGTCGGCCCACAAGCCGGACGTGATCATCACCGACATCAACATGCCCAAGCTCGATGGCTTCGGCTTCATCGAGGCCGTGCGGGTGGACGACAGCCACCGCGCCACCCCGATCCTGGTGCTGACCACCGAGAGCGACCCCGCCAAGAAGGAGCGCGCTCGTGCGGCCGGCGCCACCGGCTGGATCGTGAAGCCCTTCAACCCCGACAAGCTCGTCGAAGCCATCCGCCGGGTCGCGGCTTAA
- a CDS encoding methyl-accepting chemotaxis protein: protein MKRFRLVDLPLIIKMGFAPAFALLMLAVLATGSIVVQRQQSAALKQVVAVDMRDNLRIQQLSKRIEGVHGELYLALTHAAGQIEVENVAGRMTHSLNEMDAIKKELVALQKNADPAQKGDYDKLIKAIDECRSAIDVVSGMIGVDFGTAVGFVAPFEEEYKKMTAMLDKVVQQENAQTAARAEAAEKEAAAAQTASIIGSIITVLAVAGLALVSVLATRRAINDIARATETLAKGDNSIDIDRLARKDELGAIVGSLGIFKQNQLNLEQMRAEQEAARALTDEERAANERSAAEAAKVAATVVSELASGLEKLATGDLTYRVTAEFPGDYRKLKDDFNGAITQMQETMKVIAASTDGLRTGADEIAHASDDLSRRTEQQAASLEETAAALDELTATVKRTASGAKQASDVVSTARGEAQHSGEVVRQAVSAMGEIENSSRQIGNIIGVIDEIAFQTNLLALNAGVEAARAGEAGKGFAVVASEVRALAQRSAEAAKEIKALISSSSQQVGSGVSLVGQTGEALQRIVAKVGEIDALVTEIAASAEEQATGLQEVNTAVNQMDQVTQQNAAMVEESTAATHSLKGETGELVRLMSRFRVGEGAPAAAARPTMADPATHAPARNPVAEQRAKLNSFARPGVSGANALAAAPAEDGWEEF from the coding sequence ATGAAGCGTTTCCGGCTCGTCGACTTGCCTTTGATCATCAAGATGGGTTTCGCGCCCGCTTTCGCTCTTCTCATGCTGGCCGTCCTCGCGACGGGGTCCATCGTGGTTCAGCGCCAGCAATCGGCGGCGCTGAAGCAGGTCGTTGCTGTTGATATGCGGGACAACCTGCGCATCCAGCAGCTGTCCAAGCGGATCGAGGGGGTTCACGGCGAGCTCTACCTCGCCCTGACCCACGCGGCCGGCCAGATCGAGGTCGAGAACGTCGCCGGTCGGATGACCCACTCCCTGAACGAGATGGACGCGATCAAGAAGGAGCTCGTCGCGCTCCAGAAGAACGCGGACCCCGCCCAGAAGGGTGACTACGACAAGCTGATCAAGGCCATCGACGAATGCCGCAGCGCCATCGACGTGGTGAGCGGCATGATCGGCGTGGACTTCGGCACCGCCGTCGGCTTCGTGGCTCCCTTCGAGGAAGAGTACAAGAAGATGACCGCGATGCTGGACAAGGTCGTCCAGCAGGAGAACGCGCAGACCGCCGCCCGCGCCGAAGCCGCGGAAAAGGAAGCGGCCGCCGCCCAGACCGCCAGCATCATCGGCAGCATCATCACGGTCCTGGCCGTGGCTGGTCTGGCCCTGGTCTCGGTCCTGGCAACCCGGCGCGCCATCAACGACATCGCCCGCGCCACCGAGACCCTGGCCAAGGGTGACAACAGCATCGACATCGACCGCCTCGCCCGTAAGGACGAACTGGGCGCGATCGTCGGCTCGCTGGGCATCTTCAAGCAGAACCAGCTGAACCTCGAGCAGATGCGCGCCGAGCAGGAAGCGGCCCGCGCCCTCACCGACGAGGAACGCGCCGCCAACGAACGCTCGGCCGCTGAAGCGGCCAAGGTCGCCGCCACCGTCGTGTCGGAACTGGCCTCGGGCCTCGAGAAGCTGGCCACGGGCGACCTGACCTACCGCGTCACCGCCGAGTTCCCGGGCGACTACCGCAAGCTGAAGGACGACTTCAACGGCGCCATCACCCAGATGCAGGAAACCATGAAGGTCATCGCGGCCTCCACGGACGGCCTGCGCACCGGCGCCGACGAAATCGCCCACGCCTCCGACGACCTGTCGCGCCGCACCGAGCAGCAAGCCGCCTCTCTGGAAGAGACGGCCGCCGCCCTCGACGAGCTGACCGCCACCGTCAAGCGCACCGCCTCGGGCGCCAAGCAAGCCTCGGACGTGGTCTCCACGGCCCGCGGCGAAGCCCAGCACTCGGGCGAGGTCGTCCGCCAGGCCGTCTCGGCCATGGGCGAGATCGAGAACTCCTCGCGCCAGATCGGCAACATCATCGGCGTGATCGACGAGATCGCCTTCCAGACGAACCTGCTGGCCCTGAACGCCGGCGTCGAAGCCGCCCGCGCTGGTGAAGCCGGCAAGGGCTTCGCGGTCGTCGCCTCCGAAGTGCGGGCCCTGGCCCAGCGCTCCGCCGAAGCGGCCAAGGAGATCAAGGCCCTGATCTCCTCCTCGTCGCAGCAGGTCGGCTCGGGCGTGAGCCTGGTCGGCCAGACCGGCGAGGCCCTGCAGCGTATCGTCGCCAAGGTCGGCGAGATCGACGCCCTGGTCACCGAAATCGCGGCCTCGGCCGAAGAGCAGGCCACCGGCCTGCAAGAGGTGAACACGGCCGTCAATCAGATGGACCAAGTGACGCAGCAGAACGCGGCCATGGTGGAAGAGTCCACCGCCGCCACCCACTCGCTGAAGGGCGAGACGGGCGAGCTGGTGCGCCTGATGAGCCGCTTCCGCGTCGGCGAGGGCGCTCCCGCCGCCGCCGCGCGTCCGACCATGGCCGACCCGGCCACGCATGCTCCGGCCCGCAACCCGGTCGCCGAGCAACGCGCCAAGCTCAACTCCTTCGCCCGTCCTGGCGTGTCTGGGGCCAACGCCCTGGCCGCCGCGCCGGCTGAGGACGGCTGGGAAGAGTTCTAA
- a CDS encoding chemotaxis response regulator protein-glutamate methylesterase — MTIKVLVVDDSPTMRGLITAALRRDPEIEVVGSAGDPFEARGAIKALNPDVVTLDIEMPNMNGLEFLEKIMRLRPMPVVMVSSLTQAGADVTLRALEIGAVDCVGKPTGNVTAGEGLAEIASKVKNAARATVRATMSAAAKAPAKPVRAKEFTPSGDLVAIGSSTGGVEALLTVLNNYPANCPPTVITQHMPAAFTASFAARLGRACNAKVYEARDGDVLEPGKVYVAPGGATHLEISRSAGLRCRLTDGDPVSGHRPSVDVMFKSVASVMGDKAVGVILTGMGRDGAQGLLAMRQAGARTIGQDESTCVVYGMPRAAYEMGAVEKQLSLSAIGSTILDLSSAKR; from the coding sequence ATGACCATCAAGGTTCTCGTCGTCGACGACTCCCCGACCATGCGGGGCCTGATCACGGCCGCCCTGCGCCGCGATCCCGAGATCGAAGTCGTGGGTTCGGCCGGCGACCCGTTCGAAGCCCGCGGCGCCATCAAGGCGCTCAATCCCGACGTCGTCACCCTCGACATCGAGATGCCCAACATGAACGGCCTCGAATTCCTCGAGAAGATCATGCGCCTGCGGCCGATGCCGGTGGTCATGGTGTCCAGCCTGACCCAGGCCGGCGCCGACGTGACCCTGCGCGCGCTGGAGATCGGCGCCGTCGACTGCGTGGGCAAGCCCACCGGCAACGTCACCGCCGGCGAAGGCCTGGCCGAGATCGCCTCGAAGGTGAAGAACGCCGCCCGGGCCACCGTGCGCGCCACCATGAGCGCCGCCGCCAAGGCCCCGGCCAAGCCGGTTCGCGCCAAGGAATTCACGCCCTCGGGCGACCTGGTGGCCATCGGTTCATCCACGGGCGGGGTCGAAGCCCTGCTGACCGTGCTGAACAACTATCCGGCCAACTGCCCGCCGACCGTGATCACCCAGCACATGCCCGCGGCCTTCACGGCCAGCTTCGCGGCGCGCCTGGGCCGGGCCTGCAACGCCAAGGTCTATGAGGCCCGCGACGGTGACGTGCTGGAGCCGGGCAAGGTCTATGTGGCTCCGGGCGGGGCGACCCACCTGGAGATCAGCCGGTCCGCCGGCCTACGCTGCCGCCTGACGGACGGCGACCCGGTCAGCGGGCACCGTCCCTCGGTGGACGTGATGTTCAAGTCCGTCGCCTCCGTCATGGGCGACAAGGCTGTGGGCGTCATCCTGACCGGCATGGGCCGCGACGGCGCGCAGGGGCTTCTTGCCATGCGCCAGGCCGGAGCCCGCACGATCGGTCAGGACGAGTCCACCTGCGTCGTCTACGGAATGCCGCGCGCCGCCTATGAAATGGGGGCTGTCGAAAAGCAGCTGTCCCTCTCGGCGATCGGCTCCACCATCCTCGATCTCTCTTCTGCGAAACGTTGA